A genome region from Nicotiana tabacum cultivar K326 chromosome 13, ASM71507v2, whole genome shotgun sequence includes the following:
- the LOC107789801 gene encoding uncharacterized protein LOC107789801: protein MAKAYTQVEFDSIMEKVEKVDFKVKEYLKLAGYKKWARLYAPVNMGWTMTSNIVESINAALVSARELPIYDFLEEVRKMFGRWNCSNRKEASHTYTVLGKQYQEMRTLNEAMSTRMTVVPSNEYLHTVNDEGRHYTVCRLKRKCSCGRFQVNELPCPHAWTVLKSKFLMPEDYCSDYYKSKSVVMTYEVLVYPLPNQNEWNIPAHISEEVVLPPKWKRSPGRPKKKRDKSFSELLQKKNQHSCSTYGQRGHNKSTCRNAPRRT from the exons ATGGCAAAAGCATACACACAGGTTGAATTTGATAGTATAATGGAGAAGGTGGAGAAGGTAGATTTTAAGGTGAAAGAATACTTGAAATTAGCTGGATACAAAAAGTGGGCTAGGTTGTATGCACCTGTTAATATGGGATGGACCATGACGTCAAATATTGTTGAGTCAATCAATGCCGCACTTGTGTCAGCAAGAGAATTGCCAATATACGACTTCCTCGAAGAAGTTAGAAAGATGTTTGGGCGTTGGAATTGCAGCAATCGAAAAGAAGCTTCACACACATACACAGTGCTTGGAAAACAATATCAGGAAATGCGTACTTTGAATGAGGCAATGTCTACACGTATGact GTTGTACCATCGAATGAATATTTGCATACGGTGAATGATGAAGGAAGGCATTACACCGTTTGCCGCTTAAAGAGAAAGTGCAGTTGTGGGCGGTTCCAAGTTAACGAATTACCATGCCCACACGCTTGGACTGTCTTGAAGAGCAAGTTTCTAATGCCAGAAGATTATTGCTCGGACTATTACAAATCAAAGTCTGTTGTAATGACATACGAGGTGCTCGTATATCCGCTGCCTAACCAAAATGAATGGAATATACCAGCACATATATCAGAGGAAGTTGTCTTACCACCCAAATGGAAAAGATCTCCTGGAAGGCCAAAGAAGAAGCGCGATAAGTCGTTCAGTGAATTGTtgcagaagaaaaatcaacattcGTGTAGCACATATGGGCAGAGAGGACATAACAAGAGTACTTGTAGAAATGCTCCACGTAGGACTTAG